TATTTTACTTTTTGGTTATTAGACCTCAACAAAAACAACAAAAAGCCCATGCAGCAATGCTCGCAGCTCTTGATAAAGGTGATAAGATAATAACTAATGGCGGACTTATCTGCGAAGTGATTAAAGCCGAAAATGATTTTATCAAAGTTAAACTTAACGATGATGTAATCGTTCGCATAGCACGCGAGTTTGTAGCTAAAAAGATCGAAGATAAATAATGCGTAACGCAAGAGTCACATATAGGCTAATTATCTTAATATTAGCCTTGATTTTTGGTTTTGGCTTTTCGGTGCCATCTTTTTTTCAAACTCAAAATGGGGCTAAAATTTCACTTGGCCTTGATCTTCAAGGCGGCCTTCATATGCTACTTGGTGTTGAAACGAGCGAAGCTATTCACTCAAAAATAAAATCAATAGCTGGAAGTATAAATTATTATGCTAAAAAAGAAGATGTGTTAATTGATAAATTTAA
This window of the Campylobacter concisus genome carries:
- the yajC gene encoding preprotein translocase subunit YajC; the encoded protein is MQNADFLTSLLPLVVLFAIFYFLVIRPQQKQQKAHAAMLAALDKGDKIITNGGLICEVIKAENDFIKVKLNDDVIVRIAREFVAKKIEDK